ttttctaaacaCTTAAacttattgtaaaaaaatatttttattatgattataaaaataatgaacaaattcttttgaaccagcaATGAACAAATTTTCTCTCTTTAGTTAAGAAACATTTCTACTCGATTAGATTTTCGAATAGAGTAAACTTATTTTTGGCTCTAAAGATCCTTTGTTTCCTGTTTTTCCGTAGGATTTGAGAAAATTAATCCTCTCAACGTATTCTACCATATACTGCATAACTTGCGTTAGACCTTTatatcttgaagcttatcctaGGGGTAAAATTCTAGAGCTTgtttggaaagcaagcaattaaagtaagggaagctaactttaactttcaataaTACCCTATactaaaatatttgaaagtGGAGGAGACATGGTCCCAAGTTTCAAATTCTCTTGCAAATatgttatttgataaaattgtttgattttatcttgtgtgaacatgtataaatattagattttgatagtttggAAGTTAGATATTGTTTTGATATTGGAAAGGTTCttgaatgttatgaatttttaaatattatgtgattgaatgatatgtattatatatgaatgatgaaaattatatgaatttgatgtcatacatttgggataatgtatgagttatTGTTTGATTGTACATTAAgtatttaaattatatgtttaaCAAATATCCTCTAGCTTCACTAATGATATAAGTCATataaactaagatatcaggtggtgagaagctgatgagCGAGTTCATACACACTAGGTGTCGTTGTAAacactcggtattggatgtttgaacttatccTGATCTTTGATGTATGGATTAGATGTTAGCCTCTGATAAGGGACAGACTTAATGAGTCTTCTGGAAGACGATGAATTCATGTGTAGTGAGTATGATTGAAATGAGATCAAAGTGTTAtggattgtgattgaaaatagatccatgtgtgacctatatgaatgatgtaatttgtattgaaattttatgtgacaacatttaaagaaatgtttataattgattagtttgattgatttttttcttgaattatgttatgaaatttattttaattagtttacCCTTACTTTTTTGTTGTGCTGTGAACTGTGACGACTATATTACGTACATGAGCAGATGATTATATAGGAGTCGGAGAGTCTGAATGACTTTAGAATAttgttttgaaacttatattgtaaatatttgtatttatgtaAACTCTAATAATGTATtaagaatgttttgaaaaactctaagcttgtccataaatatatagaacttgtattgtatgtattttttaggtgttaatttttttattttttttacaaaatactAAAAGTCAAGTTAGTTGTAAAACTGATTATGAGTATAATGAAACTTAAATTGAAAAGGAgaaaatgtttataaaataattattctcaAAGAGATCTCCCTAAATTTGCTTTTGCtaaagaataataattaatgaCATTTATGTTTAGCATAATTATTACTATctgtatatataaaaagattaaTTGTTTATAAACTATCGTACGACTACTGAATAAAAATGTGATCCGATATATTATCAACTAACTTCCTTTTTTTGCAGAAACTTTAGTTGTACTATATTACGTCGTAGTTCACATTTTATGTTTCATGCCAAAATAATAAGTAAGGGTATAATGcataaaagttttaattttaatgtatagataaatatcataaaacaatataattaatttaatttagaatagtaagtattatcacaattaaaaaatcattttacagTCGTTATCCAAATATTTCATTCtctactattaatattattatcactTCACTATCATTTACAAAGTAGAAACTCAAGTTCTGAAAGCCGATTTAAAGATTTCAATACTAGATCTAGAATCCTTAAAATAATAGAAGGATTAAAATCATAAATTGCAGAGAATAAGAGAAACTATTGAATACGAGAATATAAAGATGTTGGAGTTGAAGATGTAAATAAGAAAACCTATTTAAGAAACTTCGACATAAACACTcccaacaaaagaaaaatacgAAGAATGAAATCaaccaatttataaacttttaataatttataaaaaaaatcattttctcCAATTTTATAAACtcttaaatgaaataaatttaaattataggattcaaaaaaattatatatatatatatatatatatatatacatatatcactacaaaataaattattaaataaaaataattagttagtatattaactaaattatatagtattatattgatatttagattaatttttattattaataaaaatttataaactagtttttaaattaatatttaattaactactaacttaatagattttaaaattgatagttaattaaatacttatttaaaaattaatttaaattttttattaataataaatactagatattaataatttttattaatatttaatttagttaatatagtaactaattatttttttattttaaaaattagtttctatttaatttaatgattttctctTGTTATAGAATGTTACACtatttaatatctttttatttctgtttgatgaaaaaaaaaggtaatcCTTTCTTACTCAAAGTTCCATATctgaaaaaatttatattaatataacattaatttatataaatcaaAAATTGACATTATATGTATGAGATTTTTGTTAATACCTTTAtacagatttttttatttatttcttttgcgattaaattataattttatatgtttattcGTGTTGGCTAAAAAAACtacacaataataatataaacaaattatcaaattttagtttgttttaaaaaaatatagattatgTCCTGataaaacataataaacaaaaactaaatatgAAACGATATTTCAAATTCAACCGTGAGTAAAATATCATGATTCAGGAGAACCGAGGGGTGTGCCCAAAAGAGAGGTCCAACTTCTTGTTTTGCCTCTTCATCCAAAACCTTGGTCATTGTTCTTATAGTTGTCATTTTGAAAGTGTTGGAGATCCAAGTCAACTAAATATGTAGAACTTATTTTATGACCCGATTTTATgagttaaattatatttaaaatttacttcttaTCATAGTTGAATTACTCTACCATTACACGCATACAACATatgtggaaaaaaaaatcagtttatTACGCACATATTGAAAGAATACAGTAAAactatagataaaaataaataaataaactagaTAAGATAGTGTTGAATTTGAGGATTAGTAATGTGACGATGGGTTTGAGAAGTGAAATAAGATTGGGTCCAAATGAATAATGAATGGGGCACCTACCAATTTGGCAAACTCTATTCACTACGAACACCACAAATTTACTGTCTCTCTCTCTCGTCTCTCCTTGAGTCTCGACCCTCCACCAATCCAAAATTACAACACACGACAAGGGTAACCAGCAAAACCAACAAGACAGGGTAATGTGAAGAGGAGAAGAGGACCACAATCTACGGCATGTACACGTCACCGTCCGGGGGTACCCTCGGTAAGGCCACGGCGGTGATGAAGGCCATTAGCTTCTACCTCTCCGACCACCCCGTCATCGTCAGTTTCCGATGGAGCCACGCTCTGTGGGGCTCTACCTGGTCCTTCCTCTTCTACTCAATCGCTCTCTACTTTCTTGTTTCCATTTTTCTCCACCTAATATTAGCGTTGCTTCTTCGCCGCGGCCAAAACGTTCCACTTGGGCCGTTACCCGCGCTTCACAGCCTCTCAATGTCCGTCATCTCCGCCACCATCTTCGCCGGCCTTCTGCTCTCGGCCGCGGCGGAGATCAGAGAGACGCAGTGGCTCTGGCGGCGTTCCAAGACCCCTCTCGAGTGGCTCCTTTGTTTCCCCCTCGGGACGCGTCCCTCCGGCCGCGTCTTCTTCTGGTCCTACCTTTTCTACCTGTCGCGTTACGTCCACATGTTGCGCACCGTGTCGGTCGTTCTACGACGTCGTAAGCTGGTTTTCTTCCAGCTCTTTTATCACGCGATTTCCACGTTCATGTCGTTCATGTGGTTGGAGTTCTCGCAGTCGTTCCAAGTTCTCGCGATCCTCTTCACCACGCTGGCGTTTTGCGTTATCTACGGGTCCCGGTTCTGGACCGCGATCGCGGCGCGTGGCGCGTGTTTGCAACTCGTGCTGAACTGCCAGATTGTGTTGCTTGGGTGCAACTTGGTGTGTCACGTTGGGGTGCTTTTGCTGCATTTTTTCACAGGTGGGTGTAACGGGATTGGCGCGTGGGTCCTGAATTCTGTGCTGAACGGCGCTGTTTTAATGCTGTTTCTTAATTTTTACATGGGAGTGGATTTAGGAAGAAGGAGGAAACCTAGTAAGAATGTGGGTGATTCTGATTGTGAATGTGGTGATGATAAAATCGCTCGTTCCTGCTCTGTTTTTGGCGCTGGAAAGGAAGCAGATAGCAATAAATTGAAGTCATGTTAGAAGCAGAGATTGAAGGTTTTTTCTGGAATTGGGCACTCTCACTTTTGTAATTTAAAACACATATACGCTCTAAAAGCCAAATATGTTTGTAGGAAGGTATATAGAGTTTGTTAGTCGAGTGGAGTACTCTTTTTTATCATTTACACTGTAACTTATACAATCATTCTTCATCTCTTCTGTACAATCATTGATTTTTGTTTGTCATAACATGAGAACACatttattagtttataaaataatatttaacttaattaatataataactaaaatagttactatttaatagttttttataataattattgtcCTGACTAATCtcacatgaaattatttttatttatttattgttaatattgtgtttaaATCTTCCCGGTTCttatttgtattttgtattaaatcctaaattctaaacaaattttgcattttaattCGTCGAAATTAATAAATTGGATATAAAACCAGCAGATAtcgtaattattttttagttccCAAAAATATAGTTatgattttatataatttgataacCGTTAAATTGAATAATTCGTATTTATTAGAGTGACAAATTTGATACAATATTAAGCAGCCATAAAttgacaaaaaatataaaatatattaaaagtaatCATAGATATCTTAATGAATTACGTTTAGTATCAGTTCAGTGTCATGCAGAAAAGAATCATCCATTCACTAATTTCACACACACAAAAAAGTCGGATACCATAATTCTATAAACTGCAATTTGAAAGCTAACAATGCGTAAGGAGTGCTGTCAGGTTCCTATGAGGTGCAATTGTTGTCATTAGTGGATGCCTCAAACATCAGGATCCTATCTAAAACATGCATAGAAACTTTACTTACATCCGAAAAACCAACCATATTTCTCATCTGAGGATTCTATATCTTCATTTAGAAATGAAATGTGCTAATAtatttcaattaataataaagtataGTTTTCGAACAAAATTCTACTAGGAGAATTGAACTTAAGATGAAATTTACACCTACTAATATATCCTTATCTCTAATCTCTAACATTTCATCTAGCAACAATAGAGTAAAAGAAAGAACAAAATTAAGCAGGAAAACTGTTCCTATAGGCAATTAGGCAGTACAGAAATAGAATAGAAGTGTTATACACAAGGTAAAATTTGTATGTTTCTTTCATAATCATAAGCACAATAGTGTCGTTGTTCTGGGTGTTTAATGAGTACAATATAGCAGGAGCAAAGAAGATGCCAAGGGGCTCTCAAGTAgagtaattaataatttttttcacaaCCACAGTCCTTGCTCTCCTTATCTGCCGACTACATTCGTCAGCTTGCTTACTCAAAGCCTCAATGGTCTCTGCAAAAGTGTCTATATTCTTCTTAATCTCATCAATCGCAAACTTTACACCATCCTCATTTCTCAGAGCAAAATCAGCACTCTGCAACATGGATTCAATCTTTATTTCCAATTGGTCAATGCGCACCCGGATGTTGTTCAAGTCCATCAATGTAATGTAACTAGCATCATGCATAGtaattattaaatttctttGGCCGTTCAAAGCTTTCTCATATCGCTTAAAAAGCGAGTCACACCATTTCCCCACGGAGCCCATTGGAACTAGCAAAGCACCGACCAAAGCAGTTACAACAGGTGGTGCAGAAATCGCAGCTGCCACCACTGAGAAAATCAAAACAGACACGAAGGCAGCAACGAAAATGGCATTTGACACCCTCTTCAGTGTCTTGAGGGACTTCAATTTCTTATCGAGCTTTTGCTTTCTGATTTGCAGTTTCTTCAGCATTGATGCTTGCTGTTGATAAACTGATTGAAACAAGGAATAAAAATCTTCTGTGAAAGGGTCCCCAGCTTCCTTGAAAACCTTAAGCTCTTGCAATGTCTTCAAATAAGTAGACCCTTCAACCCCATTTTGCACCTCTTCCTCAAAATAGGTAATTGCAGACTTAACCATAACATGCCTTTCGCGTGCTCGATTCAAGCATTTGTCAAGAGCATTGCAGAATTTCAATGTCTCGAGGCTATTTTCAAAGAAGTCCTCCACCAAGGAGAACAACTCCTTGTCCTTCTTATTCCATATATCTTGCTTACATTCCAGAATGACTTTGGCAACATCCTGATTCATTTCAAGCAAACTACCAGTCACTTCCCCAAGTGACTCAATGGATATAGAACGAACCTCAATCCCATTAGCAAGAGAGGTGATCACCCTGTTGGTGCGCTCCCGAATGGTAGCATCAAGGGATTGCAAGTTTGGATCTTCAACACATGCCGCTTCATAAGAACTTAAATCAGCCGCATAGAGAGAATGGGTACCCATTTTGATGGGTGTTGGAACATCACTACTACTAGGTCTCTTACTTGTTCCACCTCCCATCATAGCAATTTTAGTCCTAACAAGATTAAACCTAACCCAACTTCAGAAAAATTAGAAGATCAAATGGACTACGATTAACTTGCTCTTTCCcccccctctctctctctctctctctctctctctctctctctctctctctctctctctctctctctctctctctctcctcacAAATTCACAATCAATTACCAATATTCCCAATCCTCAAAAAGTGCATAGTTACAACTGATCAATTAGATTCTGGCTGAGATGCAAGCAAGAAAGATTCTCAGAATGTAGCAAGATCCCGCACCCAAAAGATCCTCACTAGAGAACACAGAATAGGTACATAAAAACAGAAATTCTAAAAAGGGGATAAATTAAAGCTGCAACTTTTAAGTATATATACGCAGAGGGCCGAATTAGAAGTTCTTAGTACCTGGGATTCGGTCGAAG
The sequence above is a segment of the Phaseolus vulgaris cultivar G19833 chromosome 2, P. vulgaris v2.0, whole genome shotgun sequence genome. Coding sequences within it:
- the LOC137810185 gene encoding fatty acid elongase 3-like, yielding MYTSPSGGTLGKATAVMKAISFYLSDHPVIVSFRWSHALWGSTWSFLFYSIALYFLVSIFLHLILALLLRRGQNVPLGPLPALHSLSMSVISATIFAGLLLSAAAEIRETQWLWRRSKTPLEWLLCFPLGTRPSGRVFFWSYLFYLSRYVHMLRTVSVVLRRRKLVFFQLFYHAISTFMSFMWLEFSQSFQVLAILFTTLAFCVIYGSRFWTAIAARGACLQLVLNCQIVLLGCNLVCHVGVLLLHFFTGGCNGIGAWVLNSVLNGAVLMLFLNFYMGVDLGRRRKPSKNVGDSDCECGDDKIARSCSVFGAGKEADSNKLKSC
- the LOC137810186 gene encoding UPF0496 protein At2g18630-like, yielding MMGGGTSKRPSSSDVPTPIKMGTHSLYAADLSSYEAACVEDPNLQSLDATIRERTNRVITSLANGIEVRSISIESLGEVTGSLLEMNQDVAKVILECKQDIWNKKDKELFSLVEDFFENSLETLKFCNALDKCLNRARERHVMVKSAITYFEEEVQNGVEGSTYLKTLQELKVFKEAGDPFTEDFYSLFQSVYQQQASMLKKLQIRKQKLDKKLKSLKTLKRVSNAIFVAAFVSVLIFSVVAAAISAPPVVTALVGALLVPMGSVGKWCDSLFKRYEKALNGQRNLIITMHDASYITLMDLNNIRVRIDQLEIKIESMLQSADFALRNEDGVKFAIDEIKKNIDTFAETIEALSKQADECSRQIRRARTVVVKKIINYST